One genomic segment of Phyllopteryx taeniolatus isolate TA_2022b chromosome 12, UOR_Ptae_1.2, whole genome shotgun sequence includes these proteins:
- the rapgef4a gene encoding rap guanine nucleotide exchange factor 4 isoform X2 codes for MAGVLVPPYGVTEAGADRMAEKENLSNNLFVSPYEHQNKKSLIDSPANAHSIRISQVPSEKVWHAGKILRNAILSRAPHMIRDRKYHLKTYRQCCVGTEMVDWQMQHSSFVHSRLQAVAMWQVLLEEGVLCHVDQEPSFQDKYLFYHFLDDEVEEPSLPGEEERLESQDELQDTLLLLSQMGPDAYMRMILRKHPSERTEDDLEIIYEELLHIKALAHLSTTVKRELMGVLIFESHAKAGRVLFSQGEEGTSWYIILKGSVNVVIYGKGVVCTLHEGDDFGKLALVNDAPRAASIVLKEDNCHFLRVDKEDFNRILRDVEANTVRLKEHGHDVLVLEKSLSSSRSSIHGAAASHYKYKVMSGTPEKILEHLLEMMRMDSQFSESDAALDDFVLMHCVFMPNIQLCPVLMAHYHAQASQGSEQEKLDYTLNNKRRVIRLVIQWTALNGDHLQEEDTSVVFLEDFLVAVSNDAKALPPLSEQLPELEKIVKYNTDDARTSHRKHKVLLEQFNRGDDKLQKCLPVKSNDEILFKVFCYDHTYITIRAPVSALVREVLDAVADKMGSVEDLLLVGLSSAGDKVVFKPTDVSVFSTLTINGRLFACYKDQLDSLTPVPEQEGPSAGSLASFEWMSTKGVAYHLTLYDWELFNCVHELELIYHIFGRENVKKSTVNLDLFLKRFNEIQFWVITEVCLCPQLSKRVQLLKKFIKIASHCKEHRNLNAFFAIVMGLSNPAVSRLNQTWEKLPSKFKKLYGEFENLMDPSRNHRVYRLMVAKLAPPIIPFMPLLIKDMTFTQEGNKTFVENLVNFEKMRMIANTVKIVRYCRSQTFSPVSPLVNKKHPDVWHYVRHFSVIDNQRTLTQLSHELEPRKS; via the exons GAATGGCGGAGAAAGAGAACCTAAGTAACAACTTGTTTGTGTCTCCCTATGAACATCAAAATAAG AAGTCATTAATCGACAGCCCAGCGAATGCCCATAGTATACGCATCTCCCAG GTGCCGTCTGAAAAGGTCTGGCACGCAGGGAAGATTCTCCGGAACGCCATCCTCTCCAGAGCGCCTCATATGATCCGAGATAGAAAATATCATCTGAAAACATACAG GCAGTGTTGCGTGGGAACGGAGATGGTCGACTGGCAGATGCAGCACAGTTCCTTTGTGCACTCTCGCCTTCAAGCTGTGGCCATGTGGCAGGTGCTTCTGGAGGAAGGTGTTCTCTGCCATG TGGACCAAGAGCCGAGCTTCCAGGACAAGTACCTTTTCTACCACTTCCTGGACGACGAAGTGGAGGAGCCCTCTTTACCCGGCGAGGAGGAGAGGTTGGAGAGCCAAGACGAGCTGCAGGACACTTTGCTGCTCCTCTCGCAGATGGGGCCCGATGCCTACATGAGGATGATTCTCAGAAAACA TCCATCTGAGAGAACAGAAGATGATTTAGAAATAATTTATGAGGAACTGCTCCACATCAAGGCTTTAGCGCACCTTTCCACCACT GTCAAGAGAGAACTGATGGGGGTGCTCATATTTGAGTCTCATGCCAAAGCAGGAAGAGTGC TGTTCAGCCAAGGTGAAGAGGGTACATCATGGTACATTATCTTAAAGGGCTCAGTGAACGTGGTCATCTATGGAAAA GGTGTTGTCTGCACACTACATGAAGGAGATGACTTTGGGAAGCTAGCTCTTGTCAATGATGCCCCCCGTGCTGCCTCCATTGTCCTGAAAGAGGACAACTGTCACTTCCTGAGAGTGGACAAGGAGGACTTCAACAGGATTTTGAGA GACGTGGAGGccaatacggtgcgccttaagGAGCACGGTCACGACGTCCTGGTTTTAGAGAAGAGTCTCAGTAGTAGTCGATCCTCCATCCATGGAGCCGCAGCCTCGCATTACAA GTACAAGGTAATGTCGGGGACTCCAGAGAAAATATTGGAGCACCTACTTGAGATGATGCGAATGGATTCTCAATTTTCAGAGTCAG ATGCAGCCTTAGATGATTTTGTGCTCATGCACTGTGTTTTCATGCCCAACATTCAACTTTGTCCAGTCTTGATGGCTCA CTACCATGCCCAGGCTTCACAGGGCTCTGAACAGGAAAAGCTGGACTATACACTCAACAATAAGCGCCGTGTGATCCGCCTGGTCATACAGTGGACCGCCTTGAATGGAGATCATCTGCAAGAGGAAGATACCTCTGTGGTCTTCCTGGAG GACTTTCTTGTGGCTGTATCTAATGACGCTAAAGCACTTCCACCACTCAGTGAGCAACTACCAGAGCTGGAAAAAATTGTAAAGTACAA CACAGATGATGCCAGAACCTCACACAGAAAG CACAAAGTCCTACTGGAGCAGTTCAATAGGGGAGATGACAAACTGCAAAAGTGTCTGCCTGTTAAGAGCAACGATGAAA TTCTTTTCAAAGTCTTTTGTTATGACCACACCTACATCACAATCCGCGCCCCAGTTTctgccttggtcagagaggtccTGGATGCTGTGGCTGACAAGATGGGCTCAGTAGAAGACCTTCTACTTGTCGGTCTCAGCTCAGCAGGAG ATAAAGTCGTGTTCAAACCCACTGATGTGTCCGTGTTCTCCACTCTCACCATCAATGGACGTCTCTTTGCCTGCTACAAGGATCAGCTGGATTCTTTG ACCCCCGTACCCGAGCAGGAGGGTCCATCTGCAGGCTCGTTGGCGAGTTTTGAGTGGATGAGCACCAAGGGTGTTGCTTACCATTTGACACTATATGACTGGGAGCTTTTCAACTGTGTTCATGAG CTTGAACTGATCTACCACATCTTTGGGAgggaaaatgtcaagaaaagcaCTGTGAACCTGGACCTGTTCCTGAAGAGGTTCAATGAAATTCAGTTTTGGGTGATCACAGAGGTCTGCCTGTGCCCCCAGCTCAGCAAGAGGGTGCAGCTTCTCAAAAAATTCATAAAGATCGCATCCCA CTGCAAGGAGCACAGGAACTTGAATGCTTTCTTCGCTATTGTCATGGGGCTGAGTAATCCAGCGGTGAGCAGACTGAATCAGACCTGGGAG AAACTTCCCAGCAAATTCAAGAAGTTATATGGAGAATTTGAAAACCTGATG GACCCATCCAGGAACCATCGAGTGTACCGACTGATGGTTGCCAAACTAGCACCTCCCATCATCCCTTTCATGCCGCTGTTGATCAAAG ATATGACATTCACTCAAGAGGGCAACAAGACGTTTGTtgaaaatttggtcaattttgaGAAAATG CGGATGATCGCAAATACAGTGAAGATCGTGAGATATTGTAGGAGCCAGACGTTCA GTCCAGTGTCACCACTGGTTAACAAGAAACATCCTGATGTTTGGCACTATGTGCGTCACTTCAGTGTGATCGACAACCAAAGAACGCTGACCCAGCTCTCTCATGAGCTAGAACCTCGCAAATCTTGA
- the map3k20a gene encoding mitogen-activated protein kinase kinase kinase 20 isoform X3, with product MRSGVGTKCQNEMSSHSGSFVQIKFDDIHFFENCGGGSFGSVYRARWISQDKEVAVKKLLKIENEAEILSVLSHRNIIQFYGAVVEAPNYGIVTEYASGGSLYDYLSCDESEEMDMGHIMTWATEIARGIHYLHAEAPVKVIHRDLKSRNVVITSDKVLKICDFGASKFLTHTTHMSLVGTFPWMAPEVIQSLPVSETCDTFSYAVVLWEMLTREIPFKGLEGLQVAWLVVEKEERLTVPSGCPASFAELMRDCWMTDPKTRPTFKQILSTLEAMANDSQLPQQCNSFLHNKSEWRYEIEATLDRLKKLERDLSSKEQELKERERRLKMWERKLIEQSNSPLLPTLDIYTWTEEHVYFWMQQIFGEEGSAYGMHLYADLFRDNHITGKRLLLLSENDMRDMGIKSKGHVMHLKARVKLKS from the exons ATGCG AAGCGGTGTTGGCACCAAGTGTCAGAATGAGATGTCGTCTCATAGCGGCTCCTTTGTGCAAATCAAGTTCGATGACATCCACTTCTTCGAGAACTGTGGCGGCGGCAGCTTCGGAAGTGTGTACCGGGCCAGATGGATCTCCCAGGACAAAGAGGTGGCGGTGAAAAAGCTGCTCAAGATTGAGAACGAG GCTGAAATCCTCAGCGTCCTCAGCCACCGTAACATCATCCAGTTTTATGGCGCCGTCGTTGAGGCTCCTAACTATGGAATTGTCACTG AATATGCCAGTGGCGGATCGCTGTATGACTACCTTTCCTGCGATGAGAGTGAAGAAATGGACATGGGGCACATTATGACATGGGCTACAGAAATCGCCAGAG GAATCCACTATTTACACGCAGAGGCCCCTGTAAAGGTGATCCACAGAGACCTGAAATCAAGGAACG TTGTTATAACATCAGATAAAGTCCTCAAG atttgtgaTTTTGGGGCCTCCAAGTTTCTGACCCACACGACACATATGTCTTTGGTGGGGACCTTTCCATGGATGGCGCCTGAGGTCATCCAGAGTCTGCCAGTGTCTGAGACCTGTGACACCTTCTCTTATGCTGTG GTGCTTTGGGAAATGCTGACGCGCGAGATCCCCTTCAAAGGCCTGGAAGGCTTACAGGTGGCTTGGCTTGTAGTGGAAAAAGAGGAG AGGTTGACTGTCCCCAGTGGCTGTCCTGCCAGCTTTGCAGAGCTGATGAGGGACTGCTGGATGACAGATCCAAAA ACGAGGCCAACGTTCAAGCAGATCCTCTCTACTTTGGAGGCCATGGCGAACGACAGCCAACTCCCTCAACAGTGCAACTCTTTCCTCCACAACAAGTCTGAATGGAG GTATGAGATCGAAGCCACACTCGACAGGCTGAAGAAGCTAGAGAGAGACCTGAGTAGCAAAGAGCAGGAACTGAAGGAGAGAGAGCGACGTCTGAAGATGTGGGAGCGCAAACTCATCGAACAGTCTAACAGCCCG CTGCTTCCCACCCTCGACATCTACACGTGGACAGAGGAACATGTG TATTTCTGGATGCAGCAAATATTTGGTGAAG AGGGGAGTGCATATGGCATGCACCTGTATGCTGATCTGTTTCGAGACAATCACATAACTGGAAAAAGGCTCTTATTACTGTCAGAGAACGACATGCGGGACATGGGCATCAAGTCCAAAGGTCACGTCATGCACCTGAAGGCAAG AGTGAAATTGAAAAGCTGA